In Melioribacteraceae bacterium 4301-Me, a genomic segment contains:
- a CDS encoding dipeptidase codes for MEKIALLLAFFLSYYINQSGDKLKERANKIAHKYILIDTHIDAPLLLYEKWTDITKKNDDRNFDYVKAKEGGLDAPFMSIYTPANYENNGAKKYADKLISLVYNVVQDNTDKFAFAFSYKDIIKNFNQGKISLPMGMENGSPIEGDLKNLEYFYSKGIRYITLAHSKSNHICDSSYDPNKKWNGLSPFGVLVVKEMNRLGIMVDVSHISDSAFYQVLRVTQAPVIASHSSCRYFTPGWERNMSDDMIKALAKNGGVIQINFGSDFLKDEILKKEEAGKKQIKEYLNEHKLNEDSKEAESYKEKFWKENPMGFADVKDVADHIDHVVKLVGIDYVGIGSDFDGLGDTLPVGLKDVSQYPNLIYELLKRGYSEKDIQKIMSGNLLRVWQKVEETAKKIQQSRN; via the coding sequence ATGGAAAAAATAGCTTTATTACTTGCCTTCTTTCTCAGTTACTACATAAATCAAAGTGGTGATAAATTAAAAGAAAGAGCAAATAAAATAGCTCATAAGTATATTTTGATTGATACACATATCGATGCTCCATTGCTGCTTTACGAAAAATGGACTGATATTACCAAAAAAAATGATGATAGAAATTTCGACTATGTTAAAGCTAAAGAAGGGGGCTTGGACGCTCCATTTATGTCAATTTATACACCTGCAAACTATGAAAATAACGGAGCAAAAAAATATGCTGATAAATTAATTTCGCTTGTTTATAATGTTGTTCAAGATAATACGGATAAATTTGCTTTTGCGTTCTCCTATAAAGATATTATTAAAAATTTTAATCAGGGCAAAATTTCTTTGCCTATGGGCATGGAAAATGGCTCGCCAATTGAAGGCGACTTGAAAAATCTAGAGTACTTTTATTCTAAAGGTATAAGGTATATTACTTTAGCTCATTCAAAATCAAATCATATTTGTGATTCATCTTATGACCCAAATAAAAAATGGAATGGACTTAGTCCATTTGGTGTTTTAGTAGTTAAAGAGATGAACAGACTTGGAATTATGGTTGATGTTTCTCATATATCTGATAGCGCATTTTACCAAGTATTAAGAGTAACACAAGCACCGGTTATTGCTTCTCATTCTTCTTGTAGATATTTCACACCAGGCTGGGAAAGAAATATGAGTGATGACATGATTAAGGCTCTGGCAAAAAATGGGGGAGTAATACAAATAAACTTTGGTTCAGATTTTTTGAAAGATGAGATTTTAAAGAAAGAAGAAGCTGGCAAGAAACAAATTAAGGAATACCTTAATGAACATAAATTAAATGAAGATAGTAAGGAAGCTGAAAGTTATAAAGAAAAATTCTGGAAAGAAAATCCCATGGGGTTTGCTGATGTAAAAGATGTTGCGGACCATATAGACCATGTTGTAAAATTAGTAGGCATCGACTATGTAGGTATTGGCTCTGATTTTGATGGACTTGGTGACACTTTACCAGTTGGTCTTAAAGATGTTTCTCAGTATCCAAATTTGATTTATGAATTGCTAAAACGCGGTTATAGTGAAAAGGATATTCAAAAAATTATGTCCGGTAATTTGCTGCGTGTCTGGCAAAAAGTTGAGGAAACAGCTAAAAAAATTCAACAGTCTAGAAATTAA
- a CDS encoding sigma 54-interacting transcriptional regulator: MIKNFENIKTLGQLKNSGYQPISVKDEMRLNLIQFLKERKNPFYGIIGYDETVIPDIQTAILSKHNIILLGLRGQAKTKIARLMVNLLDEYIPAIEGSELNDDPLHPLSRYGKEKVEQMQDDTPITWIHRNDRYTEKLATPDVTIADLIGDVDPIKAASLKLPYSDERVIHYGLIPRSHRGIFVINELPDLQARIQVALFNLLQERDVQIRGFKVRLPLDVQFVFTANPEDYTNRGAIVTPLKDRIDSQILTHYPKSIQISKKITEQESKLTESQKNTIKVPELIKNIIEQIAFEARESEYVDSKSGVSARLTISAYENVVSAAERRLFINNEKNTTVRISDLNGIIPSITGKIELVYEGEQEGPVKVAHILISKAIKKQFVNYFPNPDNIKKLNQPNPYQEITNWFSKGNQIDILNDLPNSEYQKIISSIPGLKNLVNKFYKDEDDEIKYLLMEFALHGLAEYSLLSKHSLEYGLQFKDMLSSMFTLSEEEDSDDEENYLR; the protein is encoded by the coding sequence ATGATTAAAAATTTTGAGAATATAAAAACTTTAGGACAACTAAAAAATTCTGGTTATCAACCTATTTCCGTTAAAGACGAAATGCGGTTAAATTTAATACAGTTCTTAAAAGAAAGAAAAAATCCTTTTTATGGAATAATTGGCTACGATGAAACCGTTATACCAGATATTCAAACTGCAATTTTGTCAAAGCACAATATTATATTATTAGGTTTAAGGGGACAAGCAAAAACAAAAATAGCACGTTTAATGGTCAATTTACTCGACGAATATATCCCGGCAATTGAAGGTTCTGAACTAAATGATGACCCACTTCATCCACTCTCACGTTATGGCAAAGAAAAAGTGGAACAAATGCAAGATGATACACCAATAACATGGATTCATAGAAATGATAGATATACAGAAAAGTTAGCCACACCTGATGTTACAATCGCTGACCTTATAGGTGATGTTGATCCTATTAAAGCTGCATCTCTTAAATTACCCTACTCGGACGAAAGAGTTATTCATTATGGCTTAATCCCCCGTTCACACAGAGGAATTTTCGTTATAAATGAATTACCAGATTTACAGGCAAGAATTCAAGTTGCATTGTTTAATCTACTTCAAGAAAGAGACGTTCAAATTAGGGGATTTAAAGTAAGGCTGCCGCTCGATGTTCAATTTGTTTTTACTGCCAATCCTGAAGATTACACAAACAGAGGAGCAATAGTAACACCATTAAAAGATAGAATAGATTCGCAAATCCTTACTCATTATCCAAAGTCTATTCAAATATCCAAAAAAATTACAGAACAAGAATCTAAACTAACTGAATCGCAGAAAAACACAATTAAAGTCCCTGAGTTAATCAAAAATATAATTGAACAAATAGCTTTTGAAGCTCGCGAAAGTGAATATGTTGATTCCAAAAGTGGCGTATCTGCGCGTCTTACAATATCAGCTTATGAAAATGTTGTAAGCGCAGCTGAAAGGAGATTATTTATTAACAACGAAAAAAATACTACGGTAAGAATATCAGATTTAAACGGAATTATCCCTTCAATAACAGGTAAAATTGAGCTGGTCTACGAAGGTGAGCAAGAAGGACCTGTTAAAGTTGCTCATATCCTCATAAGTAAAGCTATTAAGAAACAATTTGTGAACTATTTCCCAAATCCAGATAACATAAAAAAATTAAATCAACCCAATCCTTACCAAGAAATAACAAATTGGTTTAGCAAAGGAAATCAAATTGACATTTTAAATGATTTGCCCAATAGTGAATACCAAAAAATAATTAGTTCAATACCAGGCTTAAAAAATTTAGTAAACAAATTTTATAAAGATGAAGATGATGAGATAAAATATTTATTAATGGAATTTGCATTACATGGACTCGCGGAATATTCACTTTTAAGCAAGCATTCATTAGAATACGGTCTTCAGTTCAAAGATATGTTAAGCAGCATGTTCACACTATCTGAAGAAGAAGATAGCGATGATGAAGAAAATTATCTTAGATAA
- a CDS encoding heavy metal-binding domain-containing protein produces the protein MLITTTNNIEGKKIVKYLGLVSGEAILGANIFKDIFASIRDIVGGRSSAYEKELRTAKEIALAEMAEQAKNLGGNAVIAVDLDYETIGQGGSMLMVSASGTAVVVE, from the coding sequence ATGCTGATTACTACAACCAATAACATCGAGGGTAAAAAAATTGTAAAATATTTAGGATTGGTATCCGGTGAGGCAATTTTAGGAGCTAATATTTTCAAGGATATATTTGCAAGCATACGTGATATAGTTGGCGGAAGGTCTTCTGCTTATGAAAAAGAACTTAGAACTGCAAAAGAGATTGCATTGGCTGAAATGGCTGAGCAGGCAAAAAATTTAGGCGGTAATGCTGTAATTGCAGTTGACCTTGATTATGAAACTATAGGGCAAGGCGGCAGTATGTTGATGGTATCAGCAAGTGGGACTGCAGTTGTAGTTGAGTAA